The following are encoded in a window of Brevibacillus ruminantium genomic DNA:
- a CDS encoding glycerol-3-phosphate dehydrogenase/oxidase: protein MENRFSARNRQNDLEDMSANTLDLLVIGGGITGAGIALDASKRGIRVGLVEKADFGSGTSSRSTKLIHGGLRYLKQGEVKLVQEVGRERAILYKNAPHLVIPAPMLLPIYKGGTYGYWASSIGLYIYDWLAGVERRERRKMLGKEQTLSHEPLLKKEGLKGGGLYFEYRTDDARLTLDILKTAVEQGARAVNYAEAGEFLYENGKLVGVLVTDRVTGKTYPIRAKHVVNAAGPWVDGVRNMDGSLHGKRLYLTKGVHLVVSTEKLPVQQAAYFDTPDGRMVFVIPRGKVTYIGTTDTPYNHSIDKPRTTEEDRDYLLYAVNSMFPAVSLQPDDVLSNWAGLRPLIYEEGKGPSELSRKDEIFHSPTGLITIAGGKLTGFRKMAEKVVDLVAQKLREQEGKSYPGCSTDTIVISGGERNGYQHYEDWKQEMLRQGVERGVDAGTAWEWIETYGTNTLHIYKRISSERQQDERLLAAQIQYAIEEERTVHALDFLRLRTGWTYFQLQKAEAQKEQVIRLMGEELGWSDEEAAKQLEAANQYLESLKNLPSTEAELS, encoded by the coding sequence GTGGAAAACCGATTTTCAGCACGGAACAGACAAAATGATTTGGAAGACATGTCCGCGAATACGCTTGATCTGCTTGTCATCGGGGGCGGAATTACGGGAGCGGGGATTGCCTTGGATGCGAGCAAGCGGGGCATTCGGGTAGGACTGGTCGAGAAAGCAGACTTTGGCTCGGGAACCAGCAGCCGTTCGACCAAGTTGATCCATGGAGGATTGCGGTATTTAAAGCAGGGAGAGGTAAAACTCGTCCAGGAGGTAGGACGCGAGCGAGCCATTCTGTACAAAAATGCTCCGCATCTCGTCATCCCGGCTCCCATGCTGTTGCCGATTTACAAAGGGGGCACTTACGGATACTGGGCTTCATCTATTGGCCTGTACATCTATGATTGGCTAGCCGGAGTAGAGCGGAGGGAGCGGAGGAAGATGCTCGGCAAGGAACAGACCCTTTCTCATGAGCCGTTGCTCAAGAAAGAGGGACTGAAAGGCGGCGGGCTTTATTTTGAGTACCGGACGGATGATGCCCGTCTGACGCTGGATATACTGAAAACGGCCGTTGAACAGGGGGCCAGAGCCGTAAACTACGCTGAGGCAGGAGAATTTTTGTACGAAAATGGAAAACTGGTTGGGGTATTGGTAACAGACCGTGTGACCGGAAAAACGTATCCGATCAGAGCAAAGCATGTGGTCAATGCGGCAGGACCGTGGGTGGACGGGGTCCGCAACATGGATGGCTCGTTGCACGGCAAACGGCTCTATCTGACAAAAGGCGTCCATCTGGTCGTCTCCACGGAGAAATTGCCTGTGCAGCAAGCAGCTTATTTTGATACGCCTGATGGACGGATGGTATTCGTGATTCCACGTGGCAAAGTAACCTATATCGGGACGACGGATACCCCGTATAATCATTCCATCGATAAACCGCGAACGACGGAAGAGGACCGGGATTATTTGTTGTATGCAGTAAACAGCATGTTCCCCGCAGTCAGCTTGCAGCCTGACGATGTGCTCTCTAACTGGGCCGGTCTGCGCCCGCTGATTTACGAGGAAGGCAAAGGACCGTCTGAGCTATCACGAAAAGATGAAATCTTTCACTCGCCCACCGGTCTGATTACGATTGCGGGCGGAAAACTGACGGGCTTTCGGAAGATGGCGGAAAAGGTTGTGGATCTGGTCGCGCAGAAGCTGCGTGAACAAGAGGGAAAGAGCTATCCCGGATGTTCGACAGACACCATCGTGATCAGCGGCGGGGAACGAAATGGCTACCAGCATTATGAGGACTGGAAACAGGAAATGCTGCGCCAGGGCGTGGAACGCGGGGTGGATGCCGGTACCGCTTGGGAATGGATCGAGACCTACGGTACCAATACTTTGCACATATACAAACGGATTTCATCAGAGCGGCAGCAGGATGAGAGACTGCTGGCCGCCCAGATACAGTACGCGATTGAAGAGGAGAGGACCGTCCACGCTCTGGACTTTCTGCGACTGCGAACAGGCTGGACGTATTTCCAACTGCAAAAAGCGGAAGCACAGAAGGAACAGGTCATCCGACTGATGGGAGAGGAGCTGGGCTGGTCCGATGAAGAGGCGGCCAAACAGCTTGAGGCGGCCAATCAGTACCTCGAATCGCTGAAAAATTTGCCGTCAACAGAAGCGGAGCTTTCCTAG